Part of the Subtercola frigoramans genome, GACGTCTCCGGTTTCGCGGCCCAGATCACCCCGCCGACTCTGCTCATCGCTGCGGCCGACGACGATATCACGCCTGTTGCCGCGCAGCACCGCCTCGTCGAGCTGATTCCGGATGCCCGGCTCGTCGTGCTCCCCGGTGTCGGTCACCTTGTGCACTACGAGATGCCGGCGGAGGCCGCAGAGGCGATCGAGTCGTTCTTGAAGGCATCGTGAAGATCGTCTTCGACTGCCGGTACACCCGCATCGGTCGGCACGACGGCATCAGCCGGTATACGGCGGGTCTCGTGACGGCCCTGGCCGAGCTGCACCCGGTCACGATGCTCATCAGCGACGAACGCCAACTCGGGATGCTTCCTGACCTCCCGTGGGAGAAGATCAGCTCGCCGACGAGCCCCCGCGAGCCACTGGTCGCCCTGCAGGTGAACAAGCTGCACCCCGACGTGGTCTTCACCCCGATGCAGACGATGGGCACCTTCGGTCGCACCTACCCGCTGGCGCTCACCGTGCACGACCTGATCTACTATTCGAATCCCACGCCACCCCGGGAGTTCGGATGGCCGCTGCGGGCGCTCTGGCGCCTGTACCACCTCTCGTGGTGGCCTCAGCGCTGGCTCCTCAACCGGGCCGATGCCGTGGTGACGGTGTCGGAGACGACGAAACACCTGGTGGAGGAACATCGACTCACGGCGAAGCCGATCGTGGTGGTCAGGAATGCTGCCGACGCACTCGAGGAGACCGACGATGGCGTGGAGGTTTCGACGGGCTCAACCGGCGACGCCACCCAGCCGCGAACGAAATCGCTTGTCTACATGGGCTCGTTCATGCCATACAAGAACGTCGAGACGCTCGTCAAGGGCATGACGTTGCTCCCCGACTACGAGCTGCACCTGATGAGCTCGGTGCGTGACGCCGATCGCCAGCGGCTCCTCGCGCTTGCCCCGTCAGCCAACCTCGTCTTTCACAACGGTGCCAGCGACAGCGAGTACGCCGCCGAGATCGACCGCGCGACCGCCCTGGTGAGTGCGTCGCTCGAAGAAGGCTTCGGGATTCCCCTCGTGGAGTCGATGAGCCGGGGTACACCCGTCGTCGTCAGCGACATTCCGGTCTTTCGAGAGATCGGGGGCGAAGCGAGCCTCTACTTCGCACCACGCGATGCGATCGCCTTCGCCCGGGCCGTGGTCCGGCTGGAGGACCCCGCCGAATGGAATTCGCGTTCCGAGGCCTCCGAGAGCCAGGCGACGAAGTTCAGCTGGGGTTCGTCAGCTGAGGCGCTGCTTGTTCTGCTTCGAGAGCTAGCTCATTCACCGGGTCGCCGTTGAACTCATCGAGGCGCAGCACGCCTCCCAGGTAGCTGAAGTAGTGGATCGATCCGTTGGGGATCCGTTCATCGGGTCGCGGGCGACCGCCGCCCGTCGCGAATCGAACGAGCGCACTGATGACGCCGCCGTGGCACACGACAATCACCGACTGCCCTGGCCGGGCTTCGGCGATCTCGATCAATGCAGCGTGCACACGTGTACGAACCTCGGCGTGCGTTTCCCGGCCCGGCACAAAGGTCAGGCCCGGAAACCGCTCGTGCAACTCGGCGGAATCCAGCCCCTCTGCCTCGCCATAGTGGCGTTCGACCAGTCCGGGAACGATCTGCGGCGCCCCGAGCTGCAGTGAGTCCGCGATGATCTGCGCTGTCTCGACTGCCCGGCCGAGGGGGCTTGTGAGGATCGCATCCCACGAATCGCGGCCGAGCACGAGAGCCGTCTTCGCTGCTTCTGCCCGGCCCGTGGCGTTCAAGGGAATGTCGGTGCTGCCCTGGATCCGCTTGGCGAGATTCCAGTCCGTCTGCCCGTGACGCACGAGTGCCAGATGAGTCATGAAGCGTTTCGGGTGAGCAAGCGGTGAACCTCCGAGCTTTTCGGCAACAGACAACACCAGCATAAGTCGCGGGCGTCCCAACCGGAACACTTCGGAGCCGCAGGCGAGCAGAAAGTCGTGGTCGGTGTAGCCAGGCGCCACCCCTTCGCGAGCTACGCGAACAGTCGTTCAGCCAGCGCCGTGAGAGTCTCGGTCGTCCCCGCATCGAGTTTGATCGTGGCGCGCGAGTCACCCTTCGTCACCCCACGATTGATGATGACCACCGGCAGCTTCTTGCGCCGGGCCTGCTCGAGCAGACGAATCCCCGAATTCACGACCAGAGACGACCCGGCAATGACCAGGGCTTCGGATGATCGCAGCAGGTCACTCGCTTCGCCGAAGCGCTCCTTCGGAATGAACTCGCCGAAGAACACCACGTCGGGCTTGAGCGTGCCCCGGCACACAGTACACTCCGGCACGATGAACTCGGCCCAGTTGTGCACATCGGCGTCTCCATCGGGGTTCACCGTGACCGCGTCGGGCTCGGTGATCCACGGGTTCGCCGAATCGATCTGTTCCGCGACGCTCGCCCTGGCATACATCTGCCCGCACCGAAGACACCGTACCCTGTCCATCGAACCGTGGAGGTCCACGACCCGGTTCGACCCGGCCCTCACGTGCAGCCCGTCAACATTCTGGGTGATCACCCCCGAGACGATGCCCGCATTCTCCAGGTCGGCGAGGATGGCGTGGCCGGCGTTCGGCCGGGCGGCGTCGAACAGCTTCCAACCGAGGTGGCTGCCCGCCCAGTACCGTTTGCGATAGTCACCGTTCGAGAGGAACTGGTCGAAGGTCATGGGATTGCGCTTCGGGGCGCCCTGGCCGCGATAGTCGGGAATGCCCGAATCGGTGCTCACCCCGGCCCCGGTGAGCACGACCACGCGCCTGCCGCGTAGAAGGGCGGCAACATCATCCAGCTGCCCACCGTCTGTCGCAACGCCGTGGTCGTTCGACAAGGCCGTGTCGCCGGCACCAGGGGTGGCCTCGATCACCGCCGAGGGGCCGCGTTCTGACTCCACGAGTGCCATGAACGCACCTCCCTAGGCTTCGAACTCTGTCTTGAGTCTAGACAGCCCAGTTTTCGTAAATGTTTCGCGCGACTGGCAGAGTGATGTTCTGTGCCCGTGATTCAGATCGACAACCTCAGCGACCCCGCCCTCTCGGACTACTCCGGACTCACCGATGTCGCCCTGCGGCGCATCAGCGAACCGGAAGGCGGGCTCTACATCGCCGAGTCGGCAAAGGTGATCGAACGGGCACTCGCGGCCGGCCATGTGCCGAGATCGGTGTTGTGCGAGGCGAAGTGGGTCGACAGCATCCGCCCGCTGCTCGCCGACGACGTACCGATCTTCGTGGGGGAGTCGGCCCTGCTCGAAACCCTCACCGGTTTCAACCTGCACAGGGGTGCCCTCGCCTCGATGCACCGGCCCGTCTTGCCCAGCGTGGCGTCTTTGCTGCAGGATGCCCGGCGGGTCGTGATTCTCGAAGACATCGTCGACCACACCAACGTCGGGGCGATCTTCCGCTCGGTGGCCGGGCTCGGGGCCGACGCGGTGCTCATCACGCCGCGATGCGCCGACCCGCTCTACCGCAGGAGTGTTCGTGTCTCGATGGGGACGGTGTTGCAGGTGCCGTGGACCCGGCTGCCGGAGTGGGACCTCGCCGCGCCGATGCTTCACGATGCCGGGTTCACGATCGCCGCGCTGGCTCTGAGCGACGACGCTGTGACGCTCGACGCGTTCGCCTTGGAGCCGCCCGAGCGCGTGGCGATCGTGTTCGGCACCGAGGGTGACGGGCTCAGCCGCGCGGCGCTGAGTGTTGCAGACACTGTCGTGACGATCCCGATGCTGCACGGCGTCGACTCGCTCAATGTGGCCTCGGCGAGCGCCGTAGCGCTCTGGGCCCTGCGCGTCTGAGGCTCGCCGAGGCCAGGACCATCGAGGTCGCGGTTCGTGGCTGCAGCGGTTGGTCGAGGCCGAAGTCAGTCGCGGCAGCGGTTCGTCGGGTCTGCGACTCGTCGCGCCTGCGATTCGTCGGCTCGGGGGTTCGTCGAGTCTGCCACAACCGGCGTTTGCAGCGAACGGGTCTACTCGGCCCCTGCCCCCGCAGCGGCGGCCCCGGCGAGCGGAATCGGTAGCTCATAGAGCACCGGCACGGCATCCGGGCGCTTGGGAGCGAGGCCATCGCCCGACGACTGGTGGCGCACCCGGCGCAGCACCCAGGGCATGAAGAATTCACGCGCCCACACCAGATCGCCGGCCCTGGCCTGTCGCCAGCTGGCCGTCGGCAGCGGCTCGGGGGAGTGCGGCTTGAGGTCGTTGGGCACATTGAGCGTCGCGAGCACCATGCGCGCGATCTCGTGGTGGCCGAAAGAGTTGGGGTGGAGCCGGTCGGGCGCCCACATCGTCGAATCCTGCACCGACGCGAGGCCCCACATGTCGGCCACGAGCAGGTCGTACCGCGCCGCGATGGAGCGGATGTTCTCGTTGTAGATCGCGACCTTGCCGCGGATTCCTCGGAAGACCGACTGGAAGCCCACGTCCATGCCGGTGAAGACGACGATCGTCGCGCCGCTCTGTTTGAGGTCGGCGATCCCGGCGTCGAGCTGGGCCGCCACCACGTCGGGATCGGTGCCGGGGCGGATGATGTCGTTGCCGCCGGCCGAGATGGTTATGAGGTCGGGCTTGAGCTCGAGAGCCGGCTCGACCTGTTCGTCGAGGATCTGGCGGATGAGTCGCCCGCGAATCGCAAGGTTGCCATACGAGAGCTCGCCGTTCGCCTGGTCGTTCAGCACTTCGGCGACCCGATCGGCCCAGCCCCGATGCCCACCGAGGCTCTTCGGTTCGGGGTCGCCGATACCCTCGGTGAATGAGTCTCCGAGGGCGACGTAGCGACGCCACGGGTGAGGTTCGGTCATGGTCAACTCCTCTGGTGCAAATCGGTTCGCGCCCAGCCTACGACCCTGCCACGGGCATCCGGCCGGCACGGGCAAACCGGACTTTCGTCGGAGCTCAGCGAAGCTGCGCCCAATACGTGCGCGACTTCGCTCAGCTCCGCCCGAAGGACGTCGCCATGCCAGCACGACGCCAGGGCCCAGCGATCATCACCCCGCGGCACGCCAGAGGTGCATGCCCAGGTAGCTCCGCCACGGTGAGACCTGTTGCGCCCAGGCCCGCAGCCCAGGCCGCTCCTGCGGCAGCCCGAGCTTCACGGCACCCGCCCGCAGCGCCAGATCGCCGTCGAGCAGCACGTCGGGCGCTCCCAGCACGCGCATGGCGACATACCCCGCCGTCCACTCGCCGATCCCCGGCACCGACGTCAATTCCGTCATGAGCTGCGCGTGCGACGTACCCACGTCGAGCGAGATCTCGCCGTTCGCGAGCGCTTCAGCGGTGCGGATGATCGTGTCGATGCGTCGCGCAGGCCCACGCAACACGTCCCGGCCGTGCTCGGCGATCCTGGCCGCCGTGGGGAACAGCCGGGTGATCGCCGCGTCACTACCGACCGTCAGGGCGTCTCCCAGTTCAGCGGCGAGCCGCCCCAGCACAGTTCGTGCTCCCTTGACAGAGATCTGCTGGCCGACGAGGGCGCGAAAGACGACTTCGTGCGGGTCTGTGCTGCCGGGCATCCGGATGCCCGGCAACGCTTTCACCGAGGCCCGAAGCTCTGGCACCTGAGCCAGCGCCTCGTCGATCGACTGGGAGTCGGCGTCGAGGTCGAAGAGCCTCCGCACCCGGGACGCTAGGGTCGACACGTCGGCGAGGTTCTCGAGCTGGGCGGTGCAGATGACGCCGGTGTCGGAGACGGTCACCGCGATGACGGCCTGGCCGTGGGGGAGGAGAAGACTGCGCCGGTAGATACCGCCACTGACGTCTTCGACTCCGGAGACGGCTCGGGTGGCAAGGAAGTCGATCACACCGTTCCCGTCGAACGGGGGCCGCGCGGGAAGGGTCAGCCTCACGCGGCCCGACGTGCCGTGTGCCGAGATGGGAGCGGCAGTGTCGATGCTGGGAGCGGGGGCAGAGGCGACGGCGGGGCCGACGGGAGTCTCGGCTTCGGCGCCGACGGAGTGGCTTCGGCCGCGTCGGCCCTGCTCGCGCAATAGGCTGGCCTGTTCGCGCAACCGGCTGGGAGAGGTCTCGTACACCGCCAGAATGGTCTCGTTGAAGGCGCGCACGCTCGAGAAGCCGCTAGCGAAGACCACCTGGGAGAGTGGCAGAGCGGTGCTCTGCAGCAGCACCCGCGCACTCTGCGCCCGGTGGGCTCTGGCCAGCGCCTGCGGGCCGGCACCGAGCTCGGCGGTCAGAACGCGCGTCAGGTGCCGCGGCGTGTAGCCGACACGCCTGGCAAGCCCGTCGACACCCTCACGGTCGACGACGCCATCCTCGATCAGCCGCATGACCCGACCTGCGAGGTCATCGCGCAGGTTCCACTCGGGTGACCCGGGAACGGCATCGGGAAGGCAGCGTTTGCAAGCCCGCAGCCCCGCTTGGTGGGCTGCGGCCGCCGTCACGAAGAACGACACGTTCTGCGGGTGCGGTGTGCGGGCGGGGCAGCTCGGGCGGCAGTAGATTCCGGTGGTGTGCACGCCAGTGATGAACTGCCCGTCGAACCGGCTGTCTTTCGCCTTCATGGCCCGGTATCGCTGGTCGAAGAGGGCCGCCGCTGCTGTGCTCACCCCACCATTCTGCGCGACGCTCAGTGCGCACGCCAGCGGAAATCGGACATCGCTGGGCTGGGCGTGTCTGTCGTCGAGCGAGTAAGGTTCTGGCCAGTGACTACTCTGCCTCTCTCCTCCGGACACCCTGTCGGAACCAGCGCGGCCCAGCACCTCTCGCCGTCGTTCCCCGAGCGCGCCGCCTGGGGAACGGTCTCCAAACTCCGGGCCTGGCAGACCGAAGCACTCGACGCCTACTTCCTTCATGAACCGCGTGACTTTCTCGCGGCGGCGACACCCGGCGCCGGCAAGACGACCTTCGCCCTGCGCCTCGCGGCCGAACTCCTGGCGCGCAAGACCATCGATCGCGTGACCGTGGTCGCCCCGACCGAGCACCTGAAGAAACAGTGGGCCGACGCGGCCGACCGGGTGGGCATCCGACTCGACCCGACGTTCAAGAACGCCCACGGCCGGCACGGCAGGCATTACCACGGGGTCGCTGTGACCTACGCACAGGTGGCCGTGCGCGCCGAGCTGCACCGCGACCTGACGCTCTCAGGCAGAACCCTCGTCATTCTCGACGAGGTGCACCACGGCGGTGACGCCCTCAGCTGGGGCGATGCCATCCGAGAGGCGTTTGAGCCCGCAACCCGCCGCTTGTCACTCACCGGCACCCCCTTCCGCTCCGACACGGCGCCGATCCCGTTCGTGAGCTACCTGCCAGACGAGCACGGCATCCGGGTGTCGCAGACCGACTACAACTACGGCTACGGGCGGGCACTGCTCGACGGCGTCGTTCGACCGGTGCTCTTCATGGTCTACGCCGGCCACATGCGCTGGCGCTCGAGCGTGGGCGAGGAGATGGAGGCCCGGCTCGGCGAGGGCAACACGAAAGACATCACCTCCCAGGCGTGGCGCACGGCGCTCGACCCGAAGGGCGACTGGATCCCCTCAGTGCTGAGGGCGGCCGACCGCCGACTCACCGAGGTGCGTCAGTCGATTCCGGATGCTGGTGGCCTCGTCATCGCGACAGACCACTATGCCGCCCGGGCCTACGCCGAGTTGCTCGAGGGCCTGTCTGGCCAGCCCGTGACGATCGTGCTCTCGGACGAGAAGGAGGCCAGCGATCGCATCGACGAGTTCTCGAACTCGAGCAGGCGCTGGATGGTCGCGGTGCGCATGGTGTCGGAGGGCGTCGACATTCCT contains:
- a CDS encoding AlkA N-terminal domain-containing protein, which translates into the protein MSTAAAALFDQRYRAMKAKDSRFDGQFITGVHTTGIYCRPSCPARTPHPQNVSFFVTAAAAHQAGLRACKRCLPDAVPGSPEWNLRDDLAGRVMRLIEDGVVDREGVDGLARRVGYTPRHLTRVLTAELGAGPQALARAHRAQSARVLLQSTALPLSQVVFASGFSSVRAFNETILAVYETSPSRLREQASLLREQGRRGRSHSVGAEAETPVGPAVASAPAPSIDTAAPISAHGTSGRVRLTLPARPPFDGNGVIDFLATRAVSGVEDVSGGIYRRSLLLPHGQAVIAVTVSDTGVICTAQLENLADVSTLASRVRRLFDLDADSQSIDEALAQVPELRASVKALPGIRMPGSTDPHEVVFRALVGQQISVKGARTVLGRLAAELGDALTVGSDAAITRLFPTAARIAEHGRDVLRGPARRIDTIIRTAEALANGEISLDVGTSHAQLMTELTSVPGIGEWTAGYVAMRVLGAPDVLLDGDLALRAGAVKLGLPQERPGLRAWAQQVSPWRSYLGMHLWRAAG
- a CDS encoding SGNH/GDSL hydrolase family protein → MTEPHPWRRYVALGDSFTEGIGDPEPKSLGGHRGWADRVAEVLNDQANGELSYGNLAIRGRLIRQILDEQVEPALELKPDLITISAGGNDIIRPGTDPDVVAAQLDAGIADLKQSGATIVVFTGMDVGFQSVFRGIRGKVAIYNENIRSIAARYDLLVADMWGLASVQDSTMWAPDRLHPNSFGHHEIARMVLATLNVPNDLKPHSPEPLPTASWRQARAGDLVWAREFFMPWVLRRVRHQSSGDGLAPKRPDAVPVLYELPIPLAGAAAAGAGAE
- a CDS encoding histidine phosphatase family protein; translated protein: MTHLALVRHGQTDWNLAKRIQGSTDIPLNATGRAEAAKTALVLGRDSWDAILTSPLGRAVETAQIIADSLQLGAPQIVPGLVERHYGEAEGLDSAELHERFPGLTFVPGRETHAEVRTRVHAALIEIAEARPGQSVIVVCHGGVISALVRFATGGGRPRPDERIPNGSIHYFSYLGGVLRLDEFNGDPVNELALEAEQAAPQLTNPS
- a CDS encoding glycosyltransferase family 4 protein; protein product: MKIVFDCRYTRIGRHDGISRYTAGLVTALAELHPVTMLISDERQLGMLPDLPWEKISSPTSPREPLVALQVNKLHPDVVFTPMQTMGTFGRTYPLALTVHDLIYYSNPTPPREFGWPLRALWRLYHLSWWPQRWLLNRADAVVTVSETTKHLVEEHRLTAKPIVVVRNAADALEETDDGVEVSTGSTGDATQPRTKSLVYMGSFMPYKNVETLVKGMTLLPDYELHLMSSVRDADRQRLLALAPSANLVFHNGASDSEYAAEIDRATALVSASLEEGFGIPLVESMSRGTPVVVSDIPVFREIGGEASLYFAPRDAIAFARAVVRLEDPAEWNSRSEASESQATKFSWGSSAEALLVLLRELAHSPGRR
- a CDS encoding TrmH family RNA methyltransferase, which translates into the protein MPVIQIDNLSDPALSDYSGLTDVALRRISEPEGGLYIAESAKVIERALAAGHVPRSVLCEAKWVDSIRPLLADDVPIFVGESALLETLTGFNLHRGALASMHRPVLPSVASLLQDARRVVILEDIVDHTNVGAIFRSVAGLGADAVLITPRCADPLYRRSVRVSMGTVLQVPWTRLPEWDLAAPMLHDAGFTIAALALSDDAVTLDAFALEPPERVAIVFGTEGDGLSRAALSVADTVVTIPMLHGVDSLNVASASAVALWALRV
- a CDS encoding Sir2 family NAD-dependent protein deacetylase, with amino-acid sequence MALVESERGPSAVIEATPGAGDTALSNDHGVATDGGQLDDVAALLRGRRVVVLTGAGVSTDSGIPDYRGQGAPKRNPMTFDQFLSNGDYRKRYWAGSHLGWKLFDAARPNAGHAILADLENAGIVSGVITQNVDGLHVRAGSNRVVDLHGSMDRVRCLRCGQMYARASVAEQIDSANPWITEPDAVTVNPDGDADVHNWAEFIVPECTVCRGTLKPDVVFFGEFIPKERFGEASDLLRSSEALVIAGSSLVVNSGIRLLEQARRKKLPVVIINRGVTKGDSRATIKLDAGTTETLTALAERLFA
- a CDS encoding DEAD/DEAH box helicase; protein product: MTTLPLSSGHPVGTSAAQHLSPSFPERAAWGTVSKLRAWQTEALDAYFLHEPRDFLAAATPGAGKTTFALRLAAELLARKTIDRVTVVAPTEHLKKQWADAADRVGIRLDPTFKNAHGRHGRHYHGVAVTYAQVAVRAELHRDLTLSGRTLVILDEVHHGGDALSWGDAIREAFEPATRRLSLTGTPFRSDTAPIPFVSYLPDEHGIRVSQTDYNYGYGRALLDGVVRPVLFMVYAGHMRWRSSVGEEMEARLGEGNTKDITSQAWRTALDPKGDWIPSVLRAADRRLTEVRQSIPDAGGLVIATDHYAARAYAELLEGLSGQPVTIVLSDEKEASDRIDEFSNSSRRWMVAVRMVSEGVDIPRLAVGVYATSAATPLYFAQAIGRFVRARRRGELASIFLPNVPSLMALAGAMELERDHALDRRETGDPAIDLFRVEEDMMDAANRQEKASEALQQEFSFEAISSHATFDRVMYENTEFGAEAIVGSDEELDFIGIPGLLEPDQVRELLQHRQHRQARRKTEPGYVAPVVENPDAAPAAPLYRTLKEQRSLLNSVVGIWSKTSGEPHGLIHAELRRVCGGPAVAQASVTQLQSRIALVRKWMGSNH